From one Sphingobacteriales bacterium genomic stretch:
- the ccoS gene encoding cbb3-type cytochrome oxidase assembly protein CcoS, whose amino-acid sequence MSVIILLLAVSLFIAGGFLAAFLWSIRDGQFEDDYSPSRRILFDHTINKPTK is encoded by the coding sequence ATGAGCGTAATCATATTATTGTTAGCTGTCAGCCTCTTCATAGCAGGTGGATTTTTAGCCGCCTTTCTCTGGAGTATCAGGGACGGGCAGTTTGAGGATGATTATTCTCCTTCCAGAAGAATTTTATTTGATCATACTATTAATAAACCAACCAAGTGA
- a CDS encoding heavy metal translocating P-type ATPase metal-binding domain-containing protein, translating to MNHETINKTVCFHCGEANSTTNIHIRDKYFCCEGCKLVYELLNENNLCTYYDLNQNPGVTQRIRIRENKFAFLDDASIVQKLIQFTDGNQTHITFYLPQMHCSSCLWLLENIHRINPGVITSKVNFVRKEVFLVFDNAETTLRKVVETLASIGYEPHISLQEFNTGAVRSVDRSRLYKLGIAGFCFANIMMMSFPEYFSMDGYMEENISTILKYVIVVLSLPVFFYAASEFFELAWKGLKNKFLNIDAPIALAILITFCRSIYEIFSGTGSGYLDSMSGIVFFMLLGRILQDKTYQSISFDRDYKSFFPIAVNLIKDGKAVPTPISNINEGDIIQVYNNELIPVDCILSKGKAEIDYSFVSGESLPVLKEPGEIIYAGGKQLGAALELVVVKEVSQSYLTNLWNKDVFKKEEENTPSSFIHILSKYFTFIVLLIAVVAAAYWFLHQEYTLMWNTLTTVLIVACPCALLLSATFTNGNILRVLTKNRLYLRNPDVIETLAGVNHIVFDKTGTLTKQKSIAVTYSGKVLTGSEKKNLAALLAQSSHPLSKAILEYLNINSVQETENFRTIEGKGIEGWIDDRYYKIGSYEFVYGDKMKNALNTSVFVKADDEIFGTFAIKNAYRFGFKQLLRQLHAKFSLSVLSGDNNAEQHFLESVLDKDAELLFNQKPEEKLAYIQHLQNIQHKRVLMIGDGLNDAGALKQSDVGIAITENANNFTPACDGILDASQFSNVDKFLRFAEAGKRIIVISFILSIVYNVVGMYFAVQGSLSPLIAAILMPCSSISIILITFGLSEWYAYKYGLSKT from the coding sequence ATGAACCATGAAACAATAAATAAAACGGTTTGCTTTCATTGCGGTGAAGCTAATTCAACGACAAATATCCATATCCGGGATAAATATTTCTGCTGCGAAGGCTGTAAACTGGTTTATGAATTATTGAATGAAAATAATTTATGTACATACTATGATTTAAACCAGAATCCGGGCGTTACACAAAGAATCAGGATAAGGGAGAATAAGTTTGCCTTTTTAGACGATGCCTCTATCGTGCAGAAACTGATACAGTTTACAGACGGCAATCAAACGCATATTACCTTTTACCTGCCGCAGATGCATTGCAGCTCCTGTTTGTGGTTGCTGGAAAACATTCACAGAATTAATCCGGGTGTTATTACCTCTAAAGTCAATTTCGTCCGGAAGGAAGTCTTTTTAGTATTTGACAATGCAGAGACCACACTGCGTAAGGTGGTGGAAACACTCGCTTCCATTGGCTACGAGCCGCATATCAGCTTGCAGGAGTTTAATACCGGCGCTGTCCGTTCTGTGGATCGCTCCAGGTTGTATAAACTGGGTATTGCCGGATTCTGCTTTGCCAATATCATGATGATGAGCTTTCCGGAATATTTCTCCATGGACGGATATATGGAAGAAAATATCTCCACCATACTGAAATACGTAATAGTTGTATTGTCGCTGCCGGTTTTTTTTTATGCCGCCTCCGAATTTTTTGAGTTGGCCTGGAAAGGATTGAAGAATAAATTCCTGAATATTGATGCGCCGATAGCATTGGCTATCCTGATAACGTTTTGCCGAAGCATATATGAGATTTTTTCCGGCACCGGTTCCGGATACCTCGACAGCATGAGCGGTATTGTATTTTTTATGCTGTTAGGAAGAATACTCCAGGATAAAACGTATCAGTCCATTTCATTCGACAGGGATTATAAATCATTCTTTCCGATTGCCGTCAACCTAATAAAAGATGGCAAGGCAGTTCCAACGCCCATCAGTAATATAAATGAAGGAGACATCATTCAGGTCTATAACAATGAACTGATACCGGTAGATTGTATTCTTTCCAAAGGAAAAGCGGAGATCGATTACAGTTTTGTCAGCGGTGAGAGTTTGCCGGTGCTGAAAGAACCCGGTGAAATTATTTATGCGGGGGGAAAGCAGCTGGGTGCTGCATTGGAACTGGTTGTTGTGAAAGAAGTTTCACAAAGCTATTTGACCAATCTTTGGAATAAAGATGTCTTTAAAAAGGAGGAAGAAAATACACCAAGCTCATTCATCCATATATTAAGTAAATATTTTACGTTTATCGTCCTGCTTATTGCCGTAGTGGCAGCCGCTTACTGGTTTTTGCATCAGGAGTATACGTTAATGTGGAATACATTAACGACTGTATTGATTGTTGCCTGCCCGTGTGCGTTGCTGTTGTCCGCAACATTTACCAATGGCAATATACTCCGTGTTCTGACAAAAAATAGATTGTATCTGCGCAATCCGGATGTGATTGAAACTTTGGCAGGCGTTAATCATATCGTTTTTGATAAGACAGGGACGCTTACAAAGCAAAAGAGTATTGCTGTCACTTACAGCGGAAAAGTACTGACCGGTTCAGAAAAGAAAAACCTGGCAGCTTTGCTGGCGCAGTCATCTCACCCATTAAGCAAAGCTATTCTGGAATACCTGAATATTAATTCCGTTCAGGAGACCGAGAATTTCAGAACCATTGAAGGTAAAGGTATAGAAGGTTGGATAGATGATAGATATTATAAAATAGGCTCTTATGAGTTTGTTTATGGAGATAAGATGAAAAATGCCCTGAATACATCCGTTTTTGTAAAAGCAGATGATGAGATATTCGGTACTTTTGCAATAAAGAATGCTTATCGTTTTGGATTTAAACAACTGCTGCGTCAGTTACACGCTAAATTTTCCTTATCCGTTTTATCAGGCGATAATAATGCGGAGCAGCACTTTCTGGAGTCTGTTTTAGATAAAGACGCTGAATTGTTATTCAATCAAAAGCCGGAGGAGAAACTAGCCTATATCCAACACCTGCAGAACATTCAGCATAAAAGAGTACTGATGATCGGAGATGGATTAAACGATGCCGGAGCATTAAAGCAAAGTGATGTGGGAATTGCCATTACGGAAAATGCCAATAATTTTACGCCGGCATGCGACGGAATACTGGATGCTTCTCAGTTTTCCAATGTGGATAAATTTCTCCGTTTTGCAGAAGCGGGTAAAAGGATTATTGTTATAAGTTTCATTTTATCAATTGTTTATAACGTAGTTGGAATGTATTTCGCCGTACAGGGAAGTTTATCCCCGCTGATAGCGGCTATTTTGATGCCATGCAGTTCGATCAGCATTATTCTGATTACCTTTGGTTTGAGTGAATGGTATGCATATAAATACGGATTAAGTAAAACATGA
- a CDS encoding Crp/Fnr family transcriptional regulator, which yields MKLIFEHVDCKHCSNRFNSVFCKTEHDRMEEIEALKICSTFKKGESIFREGSYASGVYCINAGKIKLAMMGSEGKEQIIRMAKPGDIIGYKALLSGDRYSATATAIENCNVCFIPREIFLVILQKDAGLSFEMMKLLSNELKNAEEKITHLAQKPVRERVAETILFLKETYGIDKENQINILLTREEIANLVGTATETAIRLLSEFNKDHIIELTGKKIKILDSDKLVKTANLYD from the coding sequence ATGAAACTAATTTTCGAACACGTTGATTGCAAACATTGTTCCAACCGTTTTAATTCTGTTTTTTGCAAAACAGAACATGACAGAATGGAGGAGATTGAGGCGCTGAAGATATGTTCCACCTTTAAAAAAGGGGAGAGTATCTTCAGGGAAGGTTCCTATGCATCCGGGGTTTATTGTATCAATGCCGGAAAAATCAAATTGGCGATGATGGGAAGTGAGGGTAAGGAACAGATTATAAGAATGGCCAAACCGGGAGATATCATTGGCTATAAGGCGCTTTTATCCGGTGACAGGTACAGTGCTACGGCAACCGCCATTGAAAACTGCAATGTCTGTTTCATTCCCAGAGAGATATTTTTGGTCATTTTGCAGAAAGATGCCGGTCTTTCATTTGAAATGATGAAATTGCTGTCCAACGAGCTGAAGAATGCAGAAGAAAAAATAACCCACTTGGCCCAAAAACCGGTGAGGGAACGTGTAGCAGAAACCATCTTATTCTTAAAAGAAACCTATGGAATAGATAAGGAAAATCAAATTAATATCCTGCTGACACGGGAAGAAATAGCCAATCTGGTAGGTACTGCAACAGAAACTGCCATTCGTCTGCTTTCGGAATTCAATAAGGACCACATTATTGAATTGACCGGTAAAAAGATTAAGATACTGGATTCAGATAAGCTTGTTAAAACAGCGAATTTGTACGATTAA
- the hemF gene encoding oxygen-dependent coproporphyrinogen oxidase — protein sequence MEISLHVIKTYLIELQNTICTNLEKSDGSAVFQSDIWQRAEGGGGDSRVIQNGTVFEKGGVNFSHVHGKLPDVLKSESRHADYFHATGVSVVIHPQNPFVPIIHMNVRYFRMTDKEGGEVTDEWFGGGIDLSPAYPNVEDTLHLHTLLKNVCDAFDASYYPEYKKWCDDYFTIKHRQEMRGVGGIFFDHLRPENPGEKRKLFTFLQAVGNSFLPIYSEIVELNKLRSFSEKNKEWQYIRRGRYAEFNLVYDRGTHFGLRTNGRIESILMSLPPHAGWKYNFVPDIDSEEYKTLDFFQPRNWH from the coding sequence ATGGAAATCAGTCTGCATGTCATAAAAACGTATTTAATTGAATTGCAAAATACCATTTGTACAAACCTCGAAAAATCAGATGGTTCGGCTGTTTTTCAGTCAGATATCTGGCAACGGGCGGAAGGCGGCGGCGGGGACTCAAGAGTGATTCAAAATGGAACGGTTTTTGAAAAAGGGGGGGTGAATTTTTCACATGTTCATGGAAAACTTCCGGATGTCCTTAAAAGTGAATCGCGCCATGCGGATTATTTTCACGCTACAGGTGTATCTGTCGTCATTCATCCGCAGAATCCCTTTGTACCCATTATTCATATGAATGTCCGTTATTTCAGGATGACAGACAAAGAAGGAGGCGAAGTTACAGATGAATGGTTTGGCGGTGGAATTGATTTATCGCCGGCATATCCGAATGTGGAAGATACGCTGCATCTGCATACCTTGTTGAAAAACGTCTGTGATGCGTTTGATGCATCTTATTATCCGGAGTATAAAAAATGGTGCGATGACTATTTTACCATAAAGCACCGTCAGGAGATGCGCGGTGTAGGAGGTATCTTCTTTGACCATTTGAGACCTGAAAATCCAGGTGAAAAACGAAAACTGTTTACCTTCCTACAGGCGGTCGGAAACAGCTTTTTGCCTATCTATTCAGAGATCGTGGAACTCAATAAACTTCGTTCGTTTTCCGAAAAAAATAAAGAATGGCAATATATCCGCAGGGGCAGGTATGCCGAGTTTAATCTGGTGTACGACAGGGGCACCCATTTCGGATTAAGAACAAACGGACGTATAGAATCCATATTGATGAGCCTGCCGCCACATGCCGGGTGGAAGTATAATTTTGTACCGGACATAGACAGTGAAGAATATAAAACGCTGGATTTTTTCCAACCCCGAAACTGGCATTAG
- a CDS encoding DUF2147 domain-containing protein, producing the protein MILKTLLLFISVLFTVETFGQSMPDVCGVWCSSAKDCKVQLYKNGNSVEGKIIWLRKSKDENGKPLVDHKNPDPELRNKPMVGLRVLWDAVYNPVTNYFENGIAYVKGREFCGKFKLNQDGTLSITGYICSLKFLRKTDVWTRER; encoded by the coding sequence ATGATATTGAAAACCTTGCTTTTGTTTATTTCGGTGCTGTTTACAGTTGAAACATTCGGACAATCTATGCCGGATGTATGTGGTGTATGGTGTTCCAGTGCTAAGGACTGTAAGGTGCAGTTGTATAAAAACGGCAATTCCGTAGAGGGTAAGATTATATGGCTTCGTAAAAGCAAAGATGAAAACGGGAAACCGCTGGTAGATCATAAAAATCCAGATCCTGAACTTAGAAATAAGCCGATGGTTGGTTTGAGGGTTTTGTGGGATGCTGTTTATAATCCGGTGACCAATTATTTTGAGAATGGCATAGCCTATGTTAAGGGCAGAGAGTTTTGCGGTAAATTTAAACTCAACCAGGACGGTACGCTCTCCATAACAGGTTATATCTGCAGTTTAAAGTTCCTCCGTAAAACAGATGTTTGGACCAGGGAAAGATAA
- a CDS encoding tRNA-(ms[2]io[6]A)-hydroxylase, with amino-acid sequence MLGLKLETDPRWVNLAEMAVEDILTDHAYCEQKATSTCIALIQQHPEREFLVQKLIPVVSEEWSHFKMVLDELKKRGLSLGAQRKDEYVLELNKFFTKGNTKEIRFLDNLLMAALIEARSCERFRLLSLGISDDDLKQFYHKLMMAEATHYRLFLDLAEYYFDKLTVRKRWNEWLDYETKVLKLLELRGDRMH; translated from the coding sequence ATGTTGGGTTTGAAATTAGAAACGGATCCCCGTTGGGTGAATTTAGCGGAAATGGCTGTTGAAGATATTTTGACTGACCATGCTTATTGTGAGCAGAAAGCTACGTCTACCTGTATAGCATTGATTCAACAGCATCCGGAAAGAGAATTTCTGGTGCAGAAATTGATACCGGTTGTCAGTGAAGAGTGGTCGCACTTTAAAATGGTGCTGGATGAATTGAAAAAAAGGGGACTCAGTCTGGGCGCACAGCGCAAAGATGAATATGTATTGGAACTCAATAAATTTTTCACGAAAGGAAATACCAAAGAAATACGGTTCCTGGATAATTTATTAATGGCCGCTTTAATAGAAGCTAGGAGTTGCGAGCGATTCCGGTTGCTGTCATTAGGAATCAGTGATGATGATTTGAAGCAGTTTTATCACAAACTCATGATGGCAGAGGCCACCCATTATCGCCTCTTTCTGGATCTGGCAGAATATTATTTTGATAAATTGACCGTACGGAAGCGTTGGAACGAATGGCTGGATTATGAAACTAAAGTGCTGAAGCTGCTTGAACTGAGAGGTGACAGAATGCATTGA
- a CDS encoding T9SS type A sorting domain-containing protein, whose amino-acid sequence MKPYLLLLAITYCYCINATCLLSKLSIDERVKKSPTIIEGEVIDQRSCWNADKSSIYTVNTVSVIYRLKGSAPATIEVITQGGEIDGKLLVVNPNAELKTGLKGVFFLQSNTISLNHSSTAQKYEVYGAAQGFIEQDKIKGSYNGPFDEYTSQSVLYGLIKQATGIGYRIGSNNVPNNNIIGGTGISLFTPATISAGTQSVLTIYGFGFGNRTGQATVQFKDANSTSSSVFTSVPDSSYILSWTDTEIRVIVPGASIMRQGGAGSGLINVIDANGSSISSNSPLNITYNQFEYKKNKISYFDQNGSGGYTFTLNSDFNNGAAKNAFVRALEQWQCKTGVNATISNTTTASTCSNQMDNINVVSFATASCPLPAGALGVTYSSYSLCTSSIVPDGIDMIFNPNTSYNFTTDAPSGSQYDFESIILHELGHAFGEGHNAVSSELMFPSIGFGAAKRVLNTISDIPNVTEILERSIITTSCGYLKHKKLTSACSSQPVTNPMVADFLPNKTSGCAPLSIQFTDKSLGSPTLWKWDVDNNGTTDYTTQNPSHTFNTPGSYHVKLVVVNGANKDSVISTTQITVAPALNLNMETVQAVSCYSGNNGVLKAIPSGGNGTYTYSWNNSQSGQTVNNLSAGQYSVTVKDGYNCSASKTVTISQPEPLDVKVNTELINNDVYMATLVTTGGTAPYNFTLNNASQFSTNIINNLNAGNYALIVKDKNNCTKSTSFSISAPTPVIETERSFDILDVYPNPANDRITVNFSLSEPKSIQLELFNISGQALYQDSYNNIKEKQTSIDLSALSAGTYILKFGLPEGNTFRKILINR is encoded by the coding sequence ATGAAACCCTATTTATTATTGTTAGCAATAACATATTGTTATTGTATTAACGCAACCTGTCTTCTATCGAAGCTTAGCATCGATGAAAGAGTAAAAAAATCTCCTACCATTATTGAAGGTGAAGTCATAGATCAGCGGTCCTGCTGGAATGCTGACAAATCATCCATTTACACGGTAAATACCGTTTCGGTCATCTATCGCCTTAAAGGAAGTGCACCCGCTACCATTGAAGTCATCACACAAGGAGGTGAAATAGATGGAAAATTACTGGTAGTGAATCCAAATGCCGAATTAAAGACCGGTCTAAAAGGTGTCTTCTTTTTGCAGAGCAACACCATTTCTCTAAACCACTCCTCCACTGCACAAAAATATGAAGTGTACGGAGCAGCACAGGGGTTTATTGAACAGGACAAAATCAAGGGCAGTTATAACGGCCCTTTTGACGAATATACGAGCCAATCCGTTTTGTACGGATTGATAAAACAAGCAACCGGAATCGGATACCGTATAGGCAGCAATAACGTTCCAAACAATAACATCATTGGTGGAACGGGTATATCCTTATTTACACCGGCAACAATTAGCGCAGGCACCCAAAGTGTGCTAACAATCTATGGATTCGGATTTGGCAACAGAACCGGACAGGCAACCGTTCAGTTTAAAGACGCAAACAGTACTTCTTCTTCCGTATTCACTTCTGTCCCTGACAGCAGCTATATATTATCCTGGACAGATACTGAGATAAGGGTAATTGTACCCGGTGCATCTATAATGAGACAAGGCGGTGCTGGTAGCGGTCTTATAAATGTGATTGACGCAAACGGCAGCAGCATCTCTTCAAATTCCCCTCTGAATATTACCTACAACCAATTTGAGTATAAGAAAAACAAAATATCCTATTTTGATCAAAACGGTTCCGGCGGTTATACCTTTACATTAAACAGTGATTTCAACAACGGCGCCGCAAAAAATGCATTTGTAAGAGCGCTGGAGCAATGGCAGTGCAAAACGGGAGTGAATGCTACTATCAGCAATACAACTACAGCTTCAACCTGCTCCAACCAGATGGATAATATAAATGTGGTTTCATTTGCCACCGCCTCCTGCCCGTTGCCGGCAGGGGCATTAGGGGTCACTTATTCCTCTTATTCATTATGCACCAGCAGCATTGTACCGGATGGAATTGACATGATCTTTAATCCGAATACCTCTTACAATTTCACAACAGATGCACCATCCGGAAGTCAGTATGACTTTGAAAGTATCATACTTCATGAATTAGGACATGCGTTTGGAGAAGGGCACAACGCGGTTAGCAGCGAGTTAATGTTTCCTTCCATCGGATTTGGTGCTGCAAAAAGAGTCTTAAATACCATTAGTGATATCCCAAATGTTACAGAAATCCTGGAAAGAAGCATCATAACCACTTCCTGCGGCTATCTGAAACATAAGAAATTAACCTCTGCCTGTTCATCTCAACCGGTTACAAATCCCATGGTTGCAGACTTCTTACCGAATAAGACATCCGGCTGTGCTCCGTTAAGCATTCAATTTACCGATAAATCACTGGGTTCTCCCACCCTTTGGAAATGGGATGTAGACAATAATGGTACTACAGACTATACCACGCAAAATCCATCGCATACGTTCAATACACCGGGCAGCTATCATGTTAAACTGGTGGTGGTGAATGGCGCCAACAAGGATTCCGTAATCAGTACCACTCAAATTACCGTTGCTCCTGCTTTAAATTTAAATATGGAAACGGTTCAGGCTGTATCATGTTATTCAGGCAATAACGGTGTACTGAAAGCGATCCCATCAGGAGGAAACGGTACCTATACATATTCATGGAACAACAGCCAGTCAGGACAAACAGTTAATAATCTGTCGGCTGGACAATATTCTGTAACGGTGAAAGACGGATACAACTGCTCAGCCTCAAAAACAGTTACCATTTCACAACCGGAACCTCTGGATGTTAAAGTAAATACAGAGCTTATTAACAATGATGTCTATATGGCTACGTTAGTAACCACCGGCGGTACAGCACCTTATAATTTTACATTAAACAATGCATCTCAATTCAGCACGAATATTATCAACAACCTGAATGCCGGAAATTATGCACTAATTGTAAAAGATAAAAATAACTGTACCAAAAGTACATCTTTCTCCATCTCAGCTCCTACTCCGGTTATAGAAACGGAAAGAAGTTTTGACATACTGGATGTTTACCCGAATCCTGCAAATGATAGGATAACGGTCAATTTTTCATTATCTGAACCTAAATCGATTCAATTGGAATTATTCAACATCAGCGGACAAGCCCTTTATCAGGACAGTTATAATAATATCAAGGAAAAACAGACTTCCATTGATTTATCCGCCTTATCCGCCGGAACTTACATTCTGAAGTTTGGATTACCGGAAGGAAATACGTTCAGAAAAATACTCATCAACCGATAA
- the mnmA gene encoding tRNA 2-thiouridine(34) synthase MnmA, with product MKKRVVVGMSGGVDSSVAAYLMQQQGYEVIGLFMKNWHDGSVTLQGDCPWLDDSNDALMVAQKLGIPFQTLDLSDAYKTRIVDYMFAEYEAGRTPNPDILCNREIKFDIFLKHALNIGAEYVATGHYCRKSSHTENGNTIYQLLSGKDMNKDQSYFLCQLNQEQLSKALFPIGELTKPEVRKIAKSLGLTTADKKDSQGLCFIGKVRLPDFLQQQLLPKKGRVVLIPNEALPVKAFYDFGNCSDKELNELTQHQTYSPSDGKIIGDHNGAHYYTIGQRKGLGIGGFKTGLFVIATDAKENIVYLGEGEEHRGLNRPGLFIKNEDIHWIREDIALKNNENRVYQARIRYRQPLEECCLYKKTTGLYIVFKNLQRGVTPGQFAAWYQQDELIGSGVISA from the coding sequence ATGAAAAAACGGGTGGTGGTAGGAATGTCAGGGGGTGTGGACTCCAGTGTAGCTGCCTACCTGATGCAGCAGCAGGGATATGAGGTGATAGGCTTATTTATGAAAAACTGGCATGATGGCAGTGTCACCTTGCAGGGAGATTGCCCCTGGCTGGATGACAGCAATGACGCCCTGATGGTAGCCCAAAAACTGGGCATCCCCTTCCAAACGCTGGATTTGAGCGATGCGTATAAAACGCGAATCGTAGATTATATGTTCGCTGAATACGAAGCCGGAAGAACTCCCAACCCGGATATACTCTGCAACCGCGAAATCAAATTTGATATTTTCCTGAAACATGCGCTGAATATCGGTGCGGAATATGTAGCTACCGGACATTACTGCAGAAAATCATCCCATACTGAAAATGGAAATACCATCTACCAGCTGCTGTCAGGAAAAGACATGAATAAAGATCAAAGTTATTTTTTATGCCAGCTTAATCAGGAGCAGTTAAGTAAGGCGCTCTTCCCTATCGGCGAACTCACCAAGCCGGAAGTAAGAAAAATAGCCAAATCGCTGGGACTGACCACGGCAGACAAAAAAGATTCGCAGGGTTTATGTTTTATAGGAAAAGTTCGTTTACCGGATTTTTTACAACAACAACTGCTTCCCAAAAAAGGCAGAGTGGTTTTAATACCCAATGAAGCGCTGCCGGTGAAAGCGTTCTATGACTTTGGAAACTGCTCGGATAAAGAATTAAATGAATTGACACAACATCAAACCTATTCTCCTTCAGATGGAAAAATTATAGGTGACCACAACGGCGCACATTATTACACGATTGGCCAGCGGAAAGGGCTGGGTATCGGTGGGTTTAAAACAGGCTTATTCGTCATCGCTACGGATGCCAAAGAAAATATCGTTTATTTAGGAGAAGGAGAAGAACACAGGGGACTGAACCGACCGGGATTATTTATTAAAAATGAAGACATTCACTGGATACGGGAAGATATCGCCTTGAAGAACAATGAAAATAGGGTTTATCAGGCCCGTATACGATACCGTCAGCCGCTGGAAGAATGTTGTCTTTACAAAAAAACAACCGGACTGTATATTGTTTTCAAAAATCTCCAAAGAGGCGTTACTCCCGGTCAATTTGCGGCCTGGTACCAACAGGATGAGCTGATTGGCTCAGGTGTAATTAGTGCGTAA
- a CDS encoding MFS transporter has product MDSVDSLVLEEKNLPHGKKNEFLIVFLMAFICYLASLDSMLLMPLGNIIMKTFHVSPAQSTVVVSVYSIVAGIAGFLSASIMDQFDRKKLLVGTFIGFIIGTGLCGFAYNFYLLILYRGITGIFGGIVGGVCVAIVSDIIPFERRATAMSIISLSFAVAAITGVPLGLFLAKQYNIQMPFKVLSVISIFALIAIIIWIPAIREHLKLKIPIKNPLAALSHIFSDYNQVMALLLAFLLVFSHYVVIQFIVPYMVNNVGFDEHLVPVMYAIGGICTIATSPFIGKISDRKGNFPSMVILVVLSFIPIILSTHISRVSIPLAIFVCALFFILAAGRMIPAYTLMSAATTPEKRGAFMSMRSACMELGTGIASIASGFIVKLGAGGRIENFHYVGYVSVLAGLAAIFVASKVKIVSKI; this is encoded by the coding sequence ATGGATAGCGTAGATAGTTTAGTATTGGAAGAAAAAAATTTGCCGCATGGCAAAAAAAATGAATTCCTGATCGTTTTCCTGATGGCATTCATCTGCTATCTGGCCTCTTTGGATTCCATGCTGCTTATGCCGTTAGGGAATATTATCATGAAAACCTTTCATGTTTCTCCGGCTCAGTCAACAGTTGTGGTTTCCGTATATTCTATAGTGGCAGGTATTGCCGGCTTTTTGTCTGCATCTATCATGGATCAGTTTGACCGGAAAAAACTATTGGTAGGTACTTTTATTGGGTTTATCATCGGAACCGGTTTGTGCGGATTTGCCTATAATTTTTATTTATTAATCCTGTACAGGGGCATTACCGGTATATTCGGAGGTATTGTAGGTGGTGTTTGTGTAGCCATTGTAAGCGATATCATTCCTTTTGAGCGCAGGGCAACAGCTATGAGCATTATTTCTTTGTCATTTGCTGTGGCAGCTATTACAGGTGTACCATTAGGGTTGTTTCTGGCAAAACAATACAACATACAAATGCCTTTTAAGGTATTATCCGTTATTTCAATCTTTGCGTTAATAGCCATTATCATCTGGATTCCGGCTATCAGAGAACATTTAAAGCTCAAGATTCCCATCAAAAATCCGCTGGCTGCCCTTTCGCATATTTTCAGCGATTATAATCAGGTGATGGCACTTTTGCTGGCTTTTCTGCTGGTGTTCAGCCATTATGTGGTTATACAGTTTATTGTTCCCTATATGGTGAATAATGTAGGATTCGATGAACACCTGGTTCCAGTCATGTATGCAATTGGAGGAATCTGCACCATCGCCACATCGCCCTTTATTGGAAAAATATCAGACAGAAAAGGCAATTTCCCTTCAATGGTCATTTTAGTTGTCCTGTCGTTTATTCCGATTATCTTAAGCACCCATATCAGCAGAGTGAGCATTCCGCTGGCAATTTTTGTGTGTGCCTTGTTTTTTATATTGGCAGCCGGAAGAATGATTCCCGCCTATACGCTGATGAGTGCTGCAACGACTCCCGAAAAGCGCGGAGCATTTATGAGCATGCGGTCGGCCTGTATGGAACTAGGGACAGGAATCGCATCTATTGCCAGCGGATTTATTGTAAAATTGGGAGCAGGGGGAAGAATTGAGAATTTTCACTATGTCGGTTATGTTTCGGTGCTTGCCGGTCTGGCGGCTATTTTTGTGGCTTCTAAAGTAAAGATAGTGAGTAAGATATGA